The Microbacterium sp. LWO12-1.2 genome includes a window with the following:
- the mnmA gene encoding tRNA 2-thiouridine(34) synthase MnmA, protein MRILAAMSGGVDSAVAAARAVEAGHDVVGVHLALSRAGGTLRTGSRGCCTIEDAMDARRAADRLGIPFYVWDFSERFRDDVIDDFIAEYQAGRTPNPCMRCNEKIKFAALLERAIELGFDAVCTGHYATLIEGEAGLELHRASDNAKDQSYVLGVLNAEQLAHTYFPLGTTPSKAIVRAEAAERGLTVAQKPDSHDICFIPDGDTRGWLADKVGTATGEIVDRSGAVVGSHEGAHGFTVGQRRGLKLGVPAADGKPRFVLEVRPVSNTVVVGPKEALAIGEISGARFSWAGAGPVEAEFFCHVQIRAHAEPVPATAFVTADGVRVVPEQPLDGVAPGQTAVLYIGTRVLGQFTIDATVSAVPVVV, encoded by the coding sequence ATGCGGATACTGGCGGCGATGAGCGGGGGAGTGGACTCCGCCGTGGCGGCTGCGCGCGCCGTGGAGGCAGGACACGACGTGGTGGGGGTGCATCTGGCCCTCTCGCGCGCGGGCGGTACGCTGCGCACCGGCAGCCGGGGCTGCTGCACGATCGAGGATGCGATGGACGCGCGCCGAGCCGCTGACAGACTCGGCATCCCCTTCTACGTATGGGATTTCTCCGAGCGCTTCCGCGATGACGTCATCGACGACTTCATCGCCGAGTACCAGGCGGGGCGCACCCCGAACCCGTGTATGCGGTGCAACGAGAAGATCAAGTTCGCGGCACTGCTCGAGCGCGCGATCGAGCTGGGCTTCGATGCGGTGTGCACGGGCCACTACGCGACGCTCATCGAGGGCGAGGCCGGGCTCGAGCTGCACCGCGCGTCAGACAACGCCAAGGATCAGTCGTACGTGCTCGGCGTGCTGAACGCGGAGCAGCTCGCGCACACCTACTTCCCGCTCGGCACGACCCCCTCGAAGGCCATCGTCCGTGCCGAGGCCGCAGAGCGCGGCCTCACGGTCGCGCAGAAGCCGGACAGCCACGACATCTGCTTCATCCCTGACGGAGACACCCGCGGCTGGTTGGCCGACAAGGTCGGCACGGCCACGGGGGAGATCGTGGATCGCTCCGGAGCCGTGGTCGGCTCGCACGAGGGCGCTCACGGATTCACTGTCGGGCAGCGGCGTGGGCTCAAGCTCGGTGTTCCCGCTGCCGACGGCAAGCCTCGTTTCGTGCTCGAGGTACGGCCCGTGTCCAACACGGTCGTGGTCGGTCCCAAGGAGGCGCTCGCCATCGGCGAGATCTCTGGTGCGCGCTTCAGCTGGGCTGGTGCGGGCCCGGTCGAAGCGGAGTTCTTCTGCCACGTGCAGATCCGTGCGCATGCGGAACCGGTCCCTGCGACGGCGTTCGTCACGGCGGACGGCGTGCGCGTCGTCCCGGAGCAGCCGCTCGACGGCGTCGCGCCCGGACAGACCGCGGTGCTGTACATCGGCACGCGCGTACTCGGGCAGTTCACGATCGATGCGACGGTGTCGGCCGTTCCCGTCGTTGTCTGA
- a CDS encoding cysteine desulfurase family protein, translating into MRHYLDHAATTSLRPEARDAWLAASELVGNASSTHGAGQDARRLLEESRERVAAVLDADPIEVVFTSGGTESINLALQGLWHARTPGTCDIVLPDAEHHATMDTVAALVVEGAVVRTVPVRTDGRIASSDFAERLPGAALATALIANNEVGTINDAASLTAAAASAGVPLHLDAVAALGHLPMSFRSLRGQASAGTGLVALSVAGHKIGAPVGVGALVVARTAKLTALLRGGAQQRGLRAGTQDVAGAAAFATAIELAEQEREAESARLSALRDRLVDGIRSRVPTAELLGDPRQRLPGNAHLLFPGAVGESLLFLLDVAGVAASTGSACQAGVAEPSHVVIAMGRGEQDARSVLRFTLGRTSTDADVDAVLGVIADVYARASGSSTGARS; encoded by the coding sequence ATGCGGCACTATCTCGATCATGCGGCGACCACGTCGTTGCGGCCGGAGGCGCGTGACGCCTGGCTGGCGGCGTCGGAGCTGGTGGGCAACGCCTCCTCGACCCACGGGGCTGGACAGGACGCCCGTCGACTCCTGGAGGAGTCACGAGAGCGCGTGGCGGCGGTGCTCGACGCCGACCCCATCGAAGTCGTCTTCACGTCGGGTGGCACCGAGTCGATCAACCTCGCCCTGCAAGGCCTCTGGCATGCCAGGACCCCGGGGACGTGCGACATCGTGCTCCCCGACGCGGAGCATCACGCGACGATGGACACGGTCGCGGCTCTGGTCGTCGAGGGAGCGGTCGTGCGCACGGTCCCGGTGCGGACGGACGGGCGCATCGCCTCGTCCGACTTCGCGGAACGGCTGCCCGGTGCCGCCCTCGCCACGGCTCTCATCGCGAACAACGAGGTCGGCACGATCAACGATGCGGCATCGCTGACGGCGGCTGCCGCTTCGGCCGGAGTGCCGTTGCATCTCGACGCCGTCGCCGCGCTCGGACACCTTCCGATGTCGTTCCGTTCGCTGCGTGGGCAGGCGAGCGCGGGGACAGGCCTGGTCGCGCTGAGCGTCGCCGGCCACAAGATCGGGGCGCCGGTCGGCGTCGGAGCGCTGGTGGTGGCGCGGACGGCCAAGCTGACCGCGCTGCTCCGCGGTGGCGCGCAGCAGCGCGGCCTCCGCGCCGGTACGCAGGATGTCGCAGGTGCGGCGGCGTTCGCCACCGCGATCGAGCTCGCCGAGCAGGAACGAGAGGCGGAGAGTGCACGCCTCAGCGCGTTGCGCGACCGTCTGGTGGACGGGATCAGATCGCGTGTCCCCACCGCAGAGCTGCTCGGTGATCCTCGCCAGCGTCTGCCCGGGAACGCGCATCTCCTCTTCCCTGGCGCAGTCGGCGAGAGTCTGCTGTTCCTCCTCGACGTCGCCGGAGTCGCGGCCTCCACCGGATCGGCGTGCCAGGCCGGCGTGGCGGAACCGTCGCACGTCGTGATCGCGATGGGGCGAGGGGAGCAGGATGCCCGGAGCGTGCTGCGATTCACGTTGGGTCGGACATCCACCGACGCGGACGTGGACGCGGTGCTCGGCGTCATCGCCGACGTCTATGCGCGCGCATCCGGGTCCAGCACAGGCGCGCGCTCGTAG